A stretch of Streptococcus chenjunshii DNA encodes these proteins:
- the carB gene encoding carbamoyl-phosphate synthase large subunit translates to MPKRTDIQKIMVIGSGPIVIGQAAEFDYAGTQACLALKEEGYSVVLVNSNPATIMTDKEIADQVYIEPITIEFVTRILRKERPDALLPTLGGQTGLNMAMELAKAGILDELGVELLGTKLSAIDQAEDRDLFKQLMEDLNQPIPESEIVNTVEEALDFAEAIGYPVIVRPAFTLGGTGGGMCSNAEELREIAGNGLKLSPVTQCLIERSIAGFKEIEYEVMRDSADNALVVCNMENFDPVGIHTGDSIVFAPTQTLSDIENQMLRDASLSIIRALKIEGGCNVQLALDPKSFKYYVIEVNPRVSRSSALASKATGYPIAKLAAKIAVGLTLDEMVNPVTGSTYALFEPALDYVVAKIPRFPFDKFERGERRLGTQMKATGEVMAIGRNIEESLLKACRSLEIGLYHNEMPELEGVSDDALFEKIVKAQDDRLFYVSEAIRRGFAISEIADLTKIDPFFLDKLLHIFELEQELAEHHGDVSVLKEAKSYGFSDQKIADLWQISSEQLRSFRLEHQIVPVYKMVDTCAAEFASATPYFYSTYEWENESVRSDKESVIVLGSGPIRIGQGVEFDYATVHSVKAIQAAGYEAIIMNSNPETVSTDFSISDKLYFEPLTFEDVMNVIELEQPKGVIVQFGGQTAINLAEPLANAGIKILGTQVADLDRAEDRDLFEKALKELAIPQPPGQTATNEEEALQAARKIGFPVLVRPSYVLGGRAMEIVENEEDLRSYMRTAVKASPEHPVLVDSYLVGRECEVDAISDGEQVLIPGIMEHIERAGVHSGDSMAVYPPQTLSESLQATIADYTKRLALGLNCIGMMNIQFVIKDETVYVIEVNPRASRTVPFLSKVTDIPMAQVATQLILGAKLADLGYKDGLYPASSHVHVKAPVFSFTKLAKVDSLLGPEMKSTGEVMGSDLTLEKALYKAFEASYFHLPAFGNVIFTIADDTKAEALHLARRFANVGYSILATAGTADYFRENGLEAVLVNKLGENDKNDIPALVRRGKVQAIINTVGNKRTFDEDGQTIRSSAIEHGIPLFTAIDTAAAMIRVLESRGFLTQAI, encoded by the coding sequence ATGCCAAAACGTACAGATATTCAAAAAATTATGGTTATCGGTTCAGGTCCTATCGTTATCGGTCAGGCTGCTGAATTTGATTATGCAGGTACCCAAGCCTGTCTGGCTTTAAAAGAAGAAGGTTACAGCGTCGTTCTTGTCAATTCAAATCCTGCTACGATTATGACCGATAAGGAGATTGCAGATCAAGTTTATATTGAGCCAATTACGATTGAATTTGTCACTCGGATTCTGCGCAAGGAACGTCCGGATGCTCTGCTGCCTACTTTGGGAGGGCAGACTGGACTGAACATGGCGATGGAACTGGCAAAAGCCGGTATTCTTGATGAACTTGGTGTAGAGCTGCTGGGCACAAAATTATCAGCCATTGATCAGGCTGAAGATCGTGATCTTTTTAAACAGCTTATGGAGGACCTCAATCAGCCTATTCCGGAGTCGGAAATCGTTAACACAGTTGAAGAGGCTCTTGATTTTGCAGAGGCCATCGGCTATCCGGTTATTGTCCGCCCAGCCTTTACTCTCGGCGGAACTGGCGGCGGGATGTGCAGCAATGCAGAAGAACTCCGTGAGATTGCTGGGAACGGTCTTAAGCTTTCTCCGGTTACCCAGTGTCTGATTGAACGGTCTATTGCCGGCTTTAAGGAGATAGAGTATGAAGTGATGCGGGACAGTGCCGATAATGCACTCGTTGTCTGCAATATGGAAAATTTTGATCCGGTCGGTATTCATACAGGTGATTCTATTGTTTTTGCACCGACACAGACCCTGTCTGATATTGAAAACCAGATGCTGCGCGATGCCAGCCTCAGTATTATTCGTGCTTTAAAAATTGAAGGCGGCTGCAATGTTCAGCTGGCTCTTGATCCTAAGAGTTTCAAATATTATGTCATTGAGGTTAATCCTCGTGTTTCACGCTCGTCAGCCTTAGCCTCAAAAGCAACCGGCTATCCGATTGCCAAATTAGCTGCCAAAATCGCTGTTGGGCTGACATTAGATGAAATGGTTAATCCGGTGACGGGAAGTACTTACGCGCTCTTTGAACCGGCTCTTGATTATGTCGTTGCTAAAATTCCGCGTTTTCCTTTCGATAAATTTGAACGGGGAGAGCGCAGGCTTGGAACTCAGATGAAAGCGACCGGTGAGGTTATGGCTATCGGACGCAATATTGAAGAGAGCCTGCTCAAAGCCTGCCGTTCTTTGGAAATCGGTCTCTATCATAATGAAATGCCAGAGCTGGAAGGGGTCAGCGACGATGCCTTATTTGAAAAAATTGTCAAGGCTCAGGATGACCGGCTTTTCTATGTGTCAGAAGCTATCCGGCGCGGTTTTGCTATCTCTGAAATTGCTGATTTAACTAAAATTGATCCTTTCTTTCTGGATAAACTGCTGCATATTTTTGAGCTGGAGCAGGAGCTGGCTGAGCATCATGGAGACGTTAGTGTTCTGAAAGAAGCTAAAAGTTATGGGTTTTCAGATCAGAAAATAGCAGATTTATGGCAGATCAGTTCAGAACAGCTGCGTTCTTTTCGCCTAGAGCACCAAATTGTTCCAGTTTATAAAATGGTTGACACCTGTGCAGCGGAATTTGCATCGGCTACACCTTATTTTTATTCAACTTACGAATGGGAAAATGAATCTGTCCGTTCAGATAAAGAATCGGTCATTGTTTTGGGATCCGGACCGATTCGAATCGGTCAGGGAGTTGAATTTGACTATGCTACAGTCCACTCTGTTAAAGCCATTCAGGCAGCGGGTTATGAAGCCATCATTATGAATTCAAATCCGGAAACTGTTTCAACCGATTTTTCCATTTCTGACAAACTCTATTTTGAACCTCTGACCTTTGAAGATGTGATGAATGTCATTGAACTGGAACAGCCTAAAGGGGTTATTGTTCAGTTTGGCGGCCAGACGGCTATCAATTTAGCAGAGCCCTTGGCCAACGCTGGTATCAAGATTTTAGGGACACAGGTAGCCGACTTAGACCGTGCTGAAGACCGTGACCTTTTTGAGAAAGCGCTCAAGGAACTAGCGATTCCTCAGCCCCCTGGCCAAACAGCCACCAACGAAGAAGAGGCACTGCAGGCAGCCCGTAAGATTGGTTTTCCGGTTCTGGTACGTCCGTCTTATGTTTTAGGCGGACGGGCTATGGAAATTGTTGAAAACGAAGAAGACCTGCGATCCTATATGCGGACAGCAGTTAAAGCCAGTCCGGAACATCCGGTGCTCGTTGACTCTTATTTAGTTGGGCGTGAGTGCGAAGTTGATGCGATTTCAGATGGGGAACAGGTTCTGATTCCAGGTATCATGGAACACATTGAGCGTGCCGGCGTGCATTCAGGGGATTCTATGGCTGTTTATCCACCGCAGACCCTTTCAGAATCGCTTCAGGCTACAATTGCAGACTATACAAAACGCTTAGCACTGGGGCTCAATTGCATCGGAATGATGAACATTCAGTTTGTTATTAAAGATGAAACAGTTTACGTTATTGAAGTGAATCCGAGAGCCAGCCGTACGGTGCCTTTCCTGTCAAAGGTTACAGATATTCCTATGGCGCAAGTCGCTACTCAGCTTATTTTAGGTGCCAAACTTGCTGATTTGGGCTACAAAGATGGTTTATATCCAGCAAGCAGCCACGTCCATGTTAAAGCGCCGGTCTTTTCTTTTACTAAGCTGGCTAAAGTCGACAGCTTGCTCGGTCCGGAAATGAAATCAACAGGCGAAGTTATGGGTTCTGACTTAACACTTGAAAAAGCCCTTTATAAGGCGTTTGAAGCCTCTTATTTCCACTTGCCTGCCTTCGGCAATGTTATCTTTACAATTGCTGATGATACAAAGGCTGAAGCCTTACATCTGGCCCGCCGCTTTGCTAATGTCGGCTATAGTATTTTAGCGACAGCAGGAACAGCTGACTATTTCCGGGAAAATGGTTTGGAAGCTGTTTTGGTCAATAAACTTGGTGAAAATGATAAAAATGATATTCCGGCTCTAGTTCGGCGCGGTAAGGTTCAGGCTATTATTAATACAGTTGGCAACAAGCGAACCTTTGATGAAGATGGCCAAACAATCCGCAGTTCTGCAATTGAACACGGTATCCCGCTTTTTACAGCTATTGATACAGCAGCTGCTATGATTCGTGTACTGGAAAGCAGAGGTTTTTTAACACAGGCTATCTAA
- a CDS encoding carbamoyl phosphate synthase small subunit — MTKRLLILEDGTVFTGTAFGADVDVTGEIVFNTGMTGYQESITDQSYNGQILTFTYPLVGNYGINRDDYESIIPTCRGVVVREYARRASNWRKQMGLDEFLKAKHIPGIAGIDTRALTKIIRRHGTMKATMASVGDDLEHLEDQLRATVLPTNNVEQVSTKTAYPAPGIGKNIVLVDFGLKHSILREFSKRNCNVTVVSHNITAEEILQLNPDGVMLSNGPGNPEDVPYAKEMIRGIQGKIPIFGICMGHQLFSLANGAKTYKMKFGHRGFNHAVREIATGRIDFTSQNHGYAVDRETLPDCLMVTHEEINDKSVEGVRHRDYPAFSVQFHPDAAPGPHDASYLFDEFLELIDAFKQTGA, encoded by the coding sequence ATGACAAAAAGACTTTTAATTTTAGAGGACGGCACCGTTTTTACTGGAACTGCTTTTGGTGCAGATGTGGACGTGACCGGTGAGATTGTTTTTAACACAGGCATGACAGGCTATCAGGAATCTATCACAGATCAGTCTTATAACGGCCAGATTTTGACTTTTACTTATCCCTTAGTCGGCAATTACGGTATTAACCGTGATGACTATGAATCAATTATCCCGACTTGCAGAGGGGTTGTGGTCCGTGAGTATGCCCGCAGAGCCAGCAACTGGCGCAAACAAATGGGGCTGGATGAATTTTTAAAAGCCAAGCATATTCCTGGAATTGCTGGAATTGATACTCGTGCTCTGACTAAAATTATTCGCCGGCATGGGACGATGAAAGCAACTATGGCCAGTGTCGGCGATGATCTGGAGCATTTGGAAGATCAGCTGCGGGCGACAGTTCTGCCCACTAACAATGTTGAACAAGTTTCAACTAAAACAGCCTATCCGGCTCCTGGTATCGGCAAGAATATTGTTTTAGTGGATTTTGGTCTGAAACATTCTATTCTTCGTGAATTTTCCAAGCGCAACTGCAATGTAACTGTCGTTTCTCACAATATTACTGCTGAAGAAATCCTGCAGCTGAATCCGGACGGTGTTATGCTTTCAAACGGTCCTGGCAATCCTGAAGATGTCCCTTATGCTAAAGAGATGATTCGAGGCATTCAGGGGAAGATTCCGATTTTTGGTATCTGTATGGGTCATCAGTTATTTAGTCTGGCTAACGGCGCCAAAACTTATAAAATGAAATTCGGCCACCGCGGTTTTAATCATGCTGTTCGGGAAATCGCTACAGGCCGCATTGACTTCACCAGTCAGAATCACGGTTATGCTGTTGACCGTGAAACGCTTCCGGATTGTCTGATGGTCACACATGAAGAAATCAATGATAAATCTGTTGAAGGTGTACGACACCGCGATTATCCGGCTTTTTCTGTGCAGTTCCATCCTGATGCAGCACCGGGACCGCATGACGCCAGCTATCTTTTTGATGAATTTCTAGAGTTAATCGATGCTTTTAAACAGACTGGAGCTTGA
- a CDS encoding aspartate carbamoyltransferase catalytic subunit, whose amino-acid sequence MAVTDGIVSLKHLVTMETLSNEEVLGLIKRGLAFKNNKASSQLNRQYFAANLFFEASTRTHKSFEVAEKKLGLDVVDFDAKTSSVNKGETLYDTILTMSALGVDICVVRHWEVDYYKQLVDSRTIQSAIVNGGDGSGQHPSQSLLDLMTIYEEFGGFENLKIAIAGDITHSRVAKSNMQILKRLGAQLYFTGPEQWYSKEFDVYGKHVFIDEVIDKVDVLMLLRVQHERHDSSSGFSKETYHSLHGLTPNRYRLLKDSAIVMHPAPVNRDVEIADQLVEAPQSRIVTQMQNGVYVRMAIIEAVLQGKV is encoded by the coding sequence ATGGCAGTAACAGACGGAATCGTGTCCTTAAAACATTTGGTGACTATGGAAACCTTATCTAATGAAGAAGTGCTTGGCCTGATTAAACGCGGCCTGGCTTTTAAAAATAATAAAGCCAGTTCTCAGCTTAACCGGCAGTACTTTGCAGCTAACCTTTTTTTTGAGGCTTCCACCAGAACGCATAAATCATTTGAAGTGGCTGAGAAAAAACTCGGTCTTGATGTGGTTGACTTTGATGCTAAAACAAGTTCTGTCAACAAAGGCGAGACCCTCTATGATACGATTTTAACAATGAGTGCCTTAGGAGTGGATATCTGTGTTGTCCGCCACTGGGAAGTGGATTACTATAAACAGCTGGTTGACAGCCGGACAATCCAGTCTGCTATCGTTAACGGCGGTGATGGTTCCGGTCAGCATCCCAGTCAGAGTCTGTTGGATTTAATGACAATTTATGAAGAATTTGGTGGATTTGAAAATCTAAAAATTGCTATCGCCGGTGATATTACGCATTCCCGGGTGGCAAAATCGAATATGCAGATTTTGAAACGTCTTGGAGCCCAGCTTTATTTTACTGGTCCTGAGCAATGGTATAGCAAGGAATTCGATGTTTATGGGAAACATGTTTTTATCGATGAGGTCATTGACAAAGTTGACGTTCTGATGCTGCTGCGGGTCCAGCATGAGCGCCATGACAGCAGCAGCGGTTTTTCTAAAGAGACTTACCACAGTCTGCACGGTTTAACTCCAAATCGCTATCGGCTTTTAAAGGACAGCGCTATTGTGATGCACCCTGCACCTGTTAACCGCGATGTTGAAATTGCTGACCAATTAGTGGAAGCACCGCAGTCGCGGATTGTTACGCAAATGCAAAACGGTGTTTATGTTCGTATGGCTATCATTGAAGCGGTGCTTCAGGGCAAAGTTTAA
- a CDS encoding uracil-xanthine permease family protein, whose translation MNNVKYDVHERPASGLLIGLSFQHLFAMFGATVLVPILVGIDPAIALFSSGLGTLAHLSVTQYKIPAYMGSSFAYIATMQTLMKTGGIAAVAQGAIAGGLVYLLVALAVRFAGNAWIDKILPPVVVGPIIMVIGLSLATTAVNDVMLKDGSYNFTYLLIGMVTLLAVILFNIYGKKIIGIIPVLLGLIVGYLFALVIGLLTKQNIIDFSDVVSSSWFSVPDFDILFLDYSFKFYPSAVLTMAPIAFVTMTEHFGHVMVLNSLTGRDFFKDPGLDRTLTGDGLAQIIAGVFGAPPVTSYGENIGVMALNKIYSVYVIAGAAFIAVIMSFIGKVSALLSSIPAPVIGGISIALFGVIASSGLKILIENKVDFDNKKNLLIASVILVSGIGGLMLQIKGLQITGVAFSTLLGVLLYQILPDK comes from the coding sequence GTGAATAATGTAAAATATGACGTACATGAGAGACCGGCTTCCGGCTTGCTGATAGGCCTGTCCTTTCAGCACCTGTTTGCGATGTTTGGTGCGACAGTTTTAGTGCCGATTCTGGTTGGCATCGATCCTGCTATTGCTTTATTTTCCAGTGGCTTGGGGACTCTGGCGCATTTATCGGTCACTCAGTACAAAATTCCGGCTTACATGGGGTCGAGCTTTGCCTACATTGCAACAATGCAGACTCTTATGAAAACCGGCGGCATTGCTGCAGTTGCGCAGGGTGCTATAGCCGGAGGTCTGGTTTATCTGCTGGTTGCCTTGGCTGTACGTTTTGCCGGCAATGCCTGGATTGATAAAATTCTGCCTCCGGTTGTTGTTGGTCCGATTATTATGGTTATCGGTTTAAGCCTTGCTACTACGGCGGTTAACGATGTCATGCTGAAAGACGGCAGTTATAATTTTACTTATTTGCTGATAGGCATGGTTACCTTATTGGCCGTGATTCTCTTCAATATTTACGGTAAGAAAATTATCGGTATCATTCCTGTTTTGCTGGGATTGATTGTAGGCTACCTTTTTGCTTTGGTTATTGGTCTTCTGACCAAACAAAATATTATTGATTTTTCAGATGTTGTCAGCAGTTCATGGTTTTCAGTGCCTGATTTTGATATTCTCTTTTTAGATTATTCCTTTAAATTTTATCCCAGTGCTGTTTTAACAATGGCTCCGATTGCCTTTGTTACAATGACCGAACACTTCGGTCATGTGATGGTGCTCAACAGTCTGACCGGCCGTGATTTCTTTAAGGATCCCGGCTTAGACCGGACATTGACCGGTGACGGACTGGCTCAGATAATCGCCGGTGTTTTCGGTGCTCCGCCAGTGACCTCTTATGGTGAGAATATTGGCGTTATGGCCTTAAATAAGATTTATTCAGTTTATGTCATTGCCGGTGCAGCCTTCATTGCTGTAATAATGAGTTTTATCGGCAAGGTTTCCGCTTTGCTGTCGTCTATTCCGGCACCGGTTATTGGCGGTATTTCCATTGCCTTATTCGGAGTCATTGCATCCAGCGGTCTGAAAATTTTGATTGAAAATAAGGTTGATTTTGACAATAAAAAGAATCTTTTAATTGCCAGTGTTATCTTAGTATCCGGTATCGGCGGCTTGATGCTGCAGATTAAGGGACTGCAAATTACAGGTGTCGCTTTTTCGACACTTTTAGGCGTTCTTTTGTACCAGATTCTTCCAGATAAATAA
- the pyrR gene encoding bifunctional pyr operon transcriptional regulator/uracil phosphoribosyltransferase PyrR: MKTKEIVDDVTMKRAITRITYEIIERNKKLDKIVLAGIKTRGVFIARRIQDRLQQLEGLDVPLAELDTKPFRDDIKVNEDTSSLPVDINGRDIILVDDVLYTGRTIRAAIDNLVSRGRPSRVSLAVLVDRGHRELPIRADYVGKNIPTSADEEIIVEVLEHDGKDCVSLAAPN, translated from the coding sequence ATGAAAACAAAAGAAATTGTTGATGATGTGACGATGAAGCGTGCCATCACCCGGATTACTTATGAAATTATTGAGCGCAATAAAAAGCTTGATAAGATTGTCCTGGCAGGAATAAAAACGCGGGGTGTTTTTATCGCCCGGCGTATTCAGGATCGCCTGCAGCAGCTTGAGGGACTGGATGTTCCTCTTGCTGAACTGGATACTAAACCTTTTCGTGATGATATCAAGGTAAATGAGGATACCAGTTCACTGCCGGTTGATATTAACGGCAGAGACATTATTTTGGTTGATGATGTTCTTTATACCGGCCGTACGATCAGAGCGGCTATCGACAATCTTGTCTCCCGAGGCCGTCCGTCCCGCGTCAGCCTCGCCGTTTTGGTGGACCGAGGCCATCGTGAACTGCCTATCCGGGCAGATTATGTGGGAAAAAATATTCCTACCAGCGCTGACGAAGAAATTATTGTTGAAGTGCTTGAACATGATGGCAAGGATTGTGTCAGCCTGGCGGCGCCAAATTAA
- a CDS encoding RluA family pseudouridine synthase, protein MEITIKEGGGRLDKTLSDLTDLSRSQIKEAVKTGLISVNGQSKKASYTVQTGDKISYQIPQAEMLEYAPQNLPLDIVYEDADLAVVNKVQGMVVHPAAGHTSGTLVNALLYHIKDLSTINGVIRPGIVHRLDKDTSGLLMVAKNDLAHQALAAELKAKKSLRRYVAIVHGNVPDDFGLIEAPIGRSKKDRKKQAVTAQGKPALTHFHVLERFSSYTFLELTLETGRTHQIRVHMAYIGHPLAGDPLYGPRKTLQGEGQFLHAQTLGFTHPRSGKLMEFSVSPPQIFQERLEQLRKAEL, encoded by the coding sequence ATGGAAATTACAATTAAAGAGGGAGGCGGCCGTTTGGATAAGACGCTGTCCGATTTGACTGATTTATCGCGCAGCCAGATTAAAGAGGCTGTAAAGACAGGACTGATTTCGGTCAACGGTCAAAGTAAAAAAGCAAGTTATACCGTCCAGACTGGTGATAAAATTTCTTATCAAATACCGCAGGCGGAAATGCTGGAATACGCTCCCCAAAATCTTCCTTTGGATATTGTTTATGAAGATGCAGATCTTGCAGTTGTCAATAAGGTACAGGGGATGGTTGTCCACCCCGCAGCCGGTCATACAAGCGGTACGCTGGTGAACGCCTTGCTCTATCATATCAAGGATCTCTCTACGATCAACGGTGTCATACGTCCCGGAATTGTCCACCGTCTGGATAAGGATACGTCAGGACTTTTGATGGTGGCTAAGAATGATTTGGCCCATCAGGCGCTAGCCGCTGAACTGAAGGCCAAGAAATCCTTGCGGCGGTATGTGGCTATCGTTCACGGAAATGTACCTGATGATTTTGGTCTGATTGAAGCGCCCATCGGCCGCAGTAAAAAAGACCGTAAAAAACAGGCTGTCACAGCTCAAGGCAAGCCTGCACTTACACACTTCCATGTTTTAGAACGGTTTAGCAGCTATACGTTCTTAGAACTCACTTTAGAAACTGGCAGGACTCATCAGATCCGTGTGCATATGGCCTATATCGGCCATCCTTTAGCTGGCGATCCTCTCTACGGTCCGCGTAAAACGCTGCAAGGGGAAGGACAGTTTCTCCATGCTCAAACGCTTGGTTTTACCCACCCAAGAAGCGGTAAGCTGATGGAATTTTCTGTTTCGCCGCCGCAGATTTTTCAGGAAAGACTTGAGCAGCTGCGAAAAGCAGAATTGTAA
- the lspA gene encoding signal peptidase II → MRKLLLILCGFFLLCLDQLSKYWIVRHLNHGETVPFWPGVFSLTYLRNYGAAFSILQNQRWLFAVITVAVLAFALYYLMSNIKGDLWLLAGLLLIIVGGLGNFIDRIRLGYVVDMINLEFIEFAVFNVADSYLTVGVFLLIIALWKDEKNGNYN, encoded by the coding sequence ATGCGAAAACTATTACTGATACTTTGCGGCTTTTTCCTTTTGTGTCTGGATCAGCTGAGCAAATACTGGATTGTTAGGCATCTTAATCATGGCGAGACCGTACCGTTCTGGCCCGGGGTCTTCAGTTTGACCTATCTGCGCAACTATGGGGCTGCTTTTTCTATCTTGCAGAATCAGCGCTGGCTGTTTGCTGTTATCACTGTAGCTGTTCTGGCCTTTGCTCTTTATTATCTGATGAGTAATATTAAGGGAGATCTCTGGCTTCTTGCTGGTTTGCTTTTGATTATTGTCGGCGGTCTGGGCAATTTTATTGACCGCATACGTTTAGGTTATGTGGTTGATATGATCAACTTGGAGTTTATTGAATTTGCTGTTTTCAACGTGGCCGATTCCTATTTGACAGTTGGTGTTTTTTTACTAATAATAGCGTTATGGAAAGATGAAAAAAATGGAAATTACAATTAA
- a CDS encoding LysR family transcriptional regulator, which translates to MNIQQLRYVVAIANSGTFREAAAKLFVSQPSLSVAVRDLETELGFQIFTRTTTGTVLTSQGLTFYEKALEVVKSFDSFERQFSQPDAANNEFSIASQHYDFLPPLITVFSKTYPDYKNFRIFESTTIQILDEVAQGDSEIGIIYINNQNRKGLLQRIEKLGLEYVELIPFKTHIYLAKDHPLAAKTSLSMDDLAGLPTVRFTQEKDEYLYYSENFVDTTESSLMFNVTDRATLNGILERTDAYATGSGFLDSRSVNGITVIPLMDNLDNKMIYVKRRDKNLTSCALKFVTVMQDYFAKYKP; encoded by the coding sequence ATGAATATTCAGCAATTAAGGTATGTTGTGGCAATTGCCAACAGCGGGACATTCCGCGAAGCTGCAGCCAAACTTTTTGTCAGTCAGCCCAGCCTATCTGTGGCTGTTCGGGATTTAGAGACAGAATTAGGGTTTCAGATCTTCACTCGAACGACGACAGGGACAGTACTCACCAGTCAGGGCTTGACTTTTTATGAAAAAGCACTGGAGGTTGTCAAGAGTTTTGACAGCTTTGAAAGGCAGTTTTCTCAGCCGGATGCTGCAAATAATGAATTTTCTATTGCCAGTCAGCACTACGATTTTCTGCCGCCTTTAATCACTGTGTTTTCCAAAACCTATCCTGATTATAAGAATTTTCGTATTTTTGAATCAACGACGATTCAGATTTTAGATGAAGTTGCTCAAGGAGACAGCGAGATCGGTATTATCTATATTAACAACCAAAACCGTAAAGGGCTTCTGCAGCGAATTGAAAAGCTGGGTCTGGAGTATGTGGAGCTGATTCCTTTTAAAACACATATCTATTTAGCTAAGGATCATCCTCTGGCAGCAAAAACAAGCCTGTCTATGGATGATTTGGCGGGTCTGCCTACAGTTCGGTTTACGCAAGAAAAAGATGAGTATCTCTATTATTCTGAAAATTTTGTTGATACAACCGAAAGTTCACTGATGTTTAACGTGACTGACCGTGCTACTTTAAATGGTATTTTAGAGCGTACAGATGCTTATGCAACAGGGTCCGGTTTTTTGGACAGCCGGAGTGTCAATGGCATTACTGTCATTCCTTTAATGGATAATCTTGATAATAAAATGATTTATGTTAAGCGGCGGGATAAAAATCTGACAAGCTGCGCTTTGAAATTTGTGACTGTTATGCAGGATTATTTTGCTAAATATAAGCCTTAG
- the rpmA gene encoding 50S ribosomal protein L27 encodes MLKMNLANLQLFAHKKGGGSTSNGRDSESKRLGAKAADGQTVKGGSILYRQRGTHIHPGANVGRGGDDTLFAKVEGVVRFERKGRDRKQVSVYPIAK; translated from the coding sequence ATGTTAAAAATGAATCTTGCCAATTTGCAACTTTTTGCCCATAAAAAAGGTGGCGGTTCTACATCAAACGGCCGTGATTCAGAAAGCAAACGCCTAGGCGCTAAAGCTGCTGACGGCCAAACTGTTAAGGGCGGTTCAATTTTGTACCGTCAGCGCGGCACTCATATTCATCCGGGAGCTAATGTAGGCCGCGGTGGAGACGATACCCTTTTTGCTAAGGTTGAAGGCGTTGTCCGTTTTGAACGCAAAGGCCGTGACAGAAAGCAAGTATCTGTTTACCCAATTGCTAAGTAA
- a CDS encoding ribosomal-processing cysteine protease Prp, which yields MIEATFTRNRSGFLEHAELKGHAGSGEYGFDIVCASVSSLALNFVNSLDLLAECSADVDINERTGGYMAISLPPGSDREEKVQLLFESFFLGIANLAEHSAEFVTLKVLEN from the coding sequence ATGATTGAAGCAACTTTTACACGCAACCGGTCCGGTTTTTTAGAACATGCAGAACTGAAAGGACATGCAGGGAGCGGTGAATACGGCTTTGATATTGTCTGCGCATCTGTCAGCAGCTTGGCACTTAATTTTGTCAATTCGCTTGATTTGCTGGCTGAATGCTCTGCAGATGTCGACATTAATGAGCGGACAGGCGGCTACATGGCAATCTCGCTTCCGCCTGGTTCTGATAGAGAAGAGAAGGTTCAGCTTTTATTTGAGTCATTTTTTCTGGGAATAGCTAATTTAGCTGAACATTCAGCAGAATTTGTGACTTTAAAAGTGCTTGAAAACTAG
- the rplU gene encoding 50S ribosomal protein L21: MSTYAIIKTGGKQVKVEVDQAVYVEKLDLEAGAEVTFDEVVLIGGETTKVGTPVVEGATVVGKVEKQGKQKKVVTFKYKPKKGSHRKQGHRQPYTKVLITAINA; this comes from the coding sequence ATGAGCACATATGCAATCATCAAAACTGGCGGCAAGCAAGTAAAAGTTGAAGTTGATCAAGCTGTTTATGTTGAAAAACTTGATCTTGAGGCAGGAGCAGAAGTAACCTTTGATGAGGTTGTCCTTATCGGCGGTGAAACAACTAAAGTGGGAACTCCTGTCGTTGAGGGAGCTACTGTTGTCGGTAAAGTTGAAAAACAAGGCAAGCAAAAGAAAGTTGTTACTTTCAAATACAAACCTAAAAAAGGCAGCCACCGCAAACAGGGGCACCGTCAGCCATACACTAAAGTTCTTATCACAGCCATTAATGCTTAA